Genomic window (Vigna unguiculata cultivar IT97K-499-35 chromosome 10, ASM411807v1, whole genome shotgun sequence):
TCCAGAAAGTTAAGTAGTTTCTGCAATGTGAATGGGGTAATTCATGCCACCACCAATTAATACTTGTCCAAGAGTCTTAACACTTGATTACTGTAGTTGGTTAAGCCTTCTGTGTCTGTAATTTTACTAACCTTTAGGACTAGTAATTTGCCTATTCAATGTTAATGttatttcttcatattttttttgttcatttatcttATAATAATTCTAAGGTAtgtctcttttcctttttcagTGTCCCGAAAATCTTTTCTGCTTCAGACCAGAGCTTCTTCAGAGGAATCATCATCAGTAGATGCCAATGAGTTATTCACAGATTTGAAGGAAAAGGCAAGAAGTTTACTACTTGGCTGATTTCAGCAATTTGGTTTTGTCCTGAACTTCCTTTTAACAAATCCACAAGCATGCGCTTTCTCCTCCTTGCCAACCCTTATTTTACACAATGTTtagtaaaaactcattttttaaCCAAGTGGAAATAATATCCTCCATTTATCATAATCAGTGGGATGCTGTTGAAAACAAGTCCACAGTGCTTATCTATGGTGGTGGGGCTTTAGTTGCTGTTTGGCTATCTTCCATTCTCGTGAGTGCAATCAACTCAGTTCCCTTGGTAAGCCTTCACTCTTTATGAATATAATTCACTTTTCCTTATTGTATTATCACTTCTGGTTATATATTTCTGAGTACATCATCGATATAAAACCTTGGTGAACCGTTCTGAAATAGTACTATTTATGTTTCAGCTTCCAAAGATTATGGAGTTGGTAGGTCTAGGATACACTGGATGGTTTGTCTACCGATACCTTCTGTTCAAGGTAAGTAACACATCATGAATActtcactattttattttaccatGGCTGAGGAATTTGAATTCTCTGCTTAGTTTTCGGCTGGTTTTGATACACTTGTAcgttttgttttcaatttttttccttttgagtGCTATGATGTTTCTGCATAGGATAAATGAGCTATTGAATGAATTCAAAAGTGATTGAATGATAACTTTTTTACCAAGACACATGCTTACACTTTTATACCTCTGCAACAACACATGTCTTGTTCAGTGTACATCTTACAAGTGATTatttatgtgtattttctaTACAGTCTAGCAGGAAGGAGCTAGCTACAGACATTGAGGGACTGAAGAAGAAAATTACCGGAACTGAATAGAATGGTGTTAGCAAATACCAAGTGAAGTTTATCATGTGTGAGcaccatttgtttttgtttgctcTTATCTGCTGTATAAGAGTGGTATGTATCCCTTGAAGTAGAATAGAATTCCTCTCAACCTCTATTGCCCCTGTAATGAACCCATTtcattgttaaaataa
Coding sequences:
- the LOC114166601 gene encoding protein CURVATURE THYLAKOID 1A, chloroplastic, producing MAAAAAVTVLLPPRIPTTTNVTRCSALPYLPPRVTSTSTTLFSPSLNHFSVSRKSFLLQTRASSEESSSVDANELFTDLKEKWDAVENKSTVLIYGGGALVAVWLSSILVSAINSVPLLPKIMELVGLGYTGWFVYRYLLFKSSRKELATDIEGLKKKITGTE